Proteins from a genomic interval of Nautilia sp. PV-1:
- a CDS encoding TatD family hydrolase, which translates to MIIDTHTHLDNAKFIDDVDEVIKRAEENGVKKFIIPAADPADLPRAIELADKYDEIYFAVGFHPVDIDKYDEKLITCFINHPKCVAVGEIGLDYHWVKEEEQRKKQIEMFHRQIEIAKEYNKPIIVHIREATEDSLKVLEEHPQIKGVLHCYNAAEQLLKLKERFYYGIGGVITFKNAKKLINVFPKIPKDRVVIETDAPYLTPHPFRGKRNEPAYTVYVRDKIAELWDVEPEEVEEITTKNAKELFNI; encoded by the coding sequence ATGATAATAGATACGCATACACATCTTGATAATGCCAAATTTATCGATGATGTCGATGAAGTAATTAAAAGAGCGGAGGAAAACGGCGTAAAAAAGTTTATAATTCCTGCCGCCGATCCGGCTGATCTGCCAAGAGCGATAGAGCTTGCAGACAAATATGATGAAATATATTTTGCGGTAGGATTTCATCCTGTTGATATAGATAAATATGATGAGAAACTTATCACCTGTTTTATAAACCATCCCAAATGTGTAGCGGTGGGTGAAATAGGGCTTGATTATCACTGGGTAAAAGAAGAGGAACAAAGAAAAAAACAGATAGAGATGTTTCACAGACAGATAGAAATTGCCAAAGAGTATAATAAACCTATAATAGTTCATATAAGGGAAGCCACTGAAGACAGTCTTAAAGTATTGGAAGAACATCCTCAAATCAAAGGAGTGCTTCATTGTTACAACGCTGCGGAGCAGCTTTTGAAGCTTAAAGAAAGGTTTTATTACGGAATAGGCGGTGTTATAACATTCAAAAACGCCAAAAAACTCATAAACGTGTTTCCTAAAATTCCTAAAGACAGGGTGGTTATAGAAACGGATGCGCCTTATCTTACTCCGCATCCTTTCAGAGGGAAAAGAAATGAGCCTGCGTATACGGTTTATGTACGAGACAAAATTGCCGAACTTTGGGATGTTGAACCTGAAGAGGTTGAAGAAATAACAACAAAAAACGCAAAGGAACTTTTTAATATATGA